Proteins encoded in a region of the Sphingomonas sp. OV641 genome:
- a CDS encoding glycine zipper 2TM domain-containing protein has protein sequence MLTRRIAIAIGAAAVAIGTPAVAQSSADDARFRAAQERFERELQIFRSEFDRYQSVRRVPGSGYRDPRWDDGRGAPPPVSRYDDEEWRDEGDYDPTRYYRSGTQYQERALAPTDRVYSGSDGRYYCRRSDGTTGLIVGGALGGVLGNVIDGGRSRIVGTLFGGAAGALAGRAVDQNSQVRCR, from the coding sequence ATGCTTACCCGTCGCATCGCGATCGCCATCGGCGCAGCGGCCGTCGCCATCGGCACGCCCGCCGTCGCCCAGTCCAGCGCAGACGATGCGCGTTTCCGCGCGGCGCAGGAACGGTTCGAGCGCGAGTTGCAGATCTTCCGCAGCGAATTCGACCGCTATCAGTCGGTGCGCCGGGTGCCGGGCTCCGGCTATCGCGATCCGCGCTGGGACGATGGCCGGGGCGCGCCGCCGCCCGTCTCCCGCTATGACGACGAGGAATGGCGCGACGAGGGGGATTATGATCCCACCCGCTATTACCGCTCCGGCACGCAATATCAGGAGCGTGCGCTGGCCCCCACCGATCGCGTCTATTCCGGCTCCGACGGGCGCTATTACTGCCGCCGCTCCGACGGCACGACGGGCCTCATCGTCGGCGGCGCGCTGGGCGGCGTCCTGGGCAATGTGATCGACGGCGGGCGCAGCCGGATCGTCGGAACGCTGTTCGGCGGCGCGGCCGGCGCGCTGGCGGGGCGGGCCGTGGACCAGAACAGCCAGGTCCGCTGCCGGTGA
- a CDS encoding cupin domain-containing protein translates to MSEAAALIARHRLAPHPEGGHYRETVRLPAPAGERSPMTAILFLLDVGERSHWHRVDAAELWLWHAGSPLLLHVEGEGAITTHRLGPDAPQVLVPAHAWQAAEAAAGWALVSCVVTPGFDFAGFELAPPGWSPSALNG, encoded by the coding sequence GTGAGCGAGGCGGCCGCTCTGATTGCGCGCCATCGCCTGGCGCCGCATCCCGAGGGCGGCCATTATCGCGAGACGGTGCGCCTGCCAGCGCCGGCGGGAGAACGATCGCCGATGACCGCGATCCTGTTCCTGCTCGATGTTGGCGAGCGGTCGCACTGGCACCGGGTGGATGCGGCGGAGCTGTGGCTGTGGCACGCCGGCAGCCCGCTGCTGCTGCATGTGGAGGGGGAAGGCGCGATCACCACACACCGGCTGGGGCCAGACGCGCCGCAGGTGCTGGTGCCCGCGCACGCCTGGCAGGCAGCCGAGGCGGCGGCCGGCTGGGCGCTGGTCAGCTGTGTCGTAACACCGGGGTTCGACTTTGCCGGGTTCGAGCTTGCGCCGCCCGGCTGGTCGCCCTCAGCCCTCAATGGTTAG
- a CDS encoding 2OG-Fe(II) oxygenase produces the protein MPHLLLPGDQAPWFHAPALSGNPRYAFDTAAGRPILMLFAGRAAHPAIAPALRLLAENRALFDDRGASFFGVSTDPADATQGVVRQELPGIRWFLDHDAAVSRLYGACDEAEGPAKYRPHWLLLDSTLRVLDRFPLNAGDQAIAALQAQIAAPEIYPAAPVLIVPRVFEPALCRRLIELYEANGGEESGFMREENGLTVGRIDHSHKRRSDYHIEDDALREQLRARLARFLIPQIKRALGWEATRIERWLVACYDGDNGGGHFRAHRDNTTKGTAHRKFACTINLNAGDYDGGDLCFPEYGPQTYRAPTGGAVIFSCSLLHEAKTVTRGKRYAFLPFLYDEEGARLRAANQRYLAPEPTSHPAAAADAPA, from the coding sequence ATGCCCCATCTGCTGCTCCCGGGCGACCAAGCGCCCTGGTTTCATGCCCCGGCGTTGTCCGGCAACCCGCGCTACGCCTTTGACACCGCCGCCGGCCGCCCGATCCTGATGCTGTTCGCCGGCCGCGCCGCTCATCCCGCGATCGCCCCGGCGCTGCGGCTGCTGGCGGAGAACCGGGCGCTGTTCGATGATCGGGGGGCGAGCTTCTTCGGCGTATCGACCGACCCCGCCGATGCGACGCAGGGCGTGGTGCGGCAGGAACTGCCCGGCATCCGCTGGTTCCTGGATCATGACGCGGCCGTGTCGCGCCTGTACGGGGCGTGCGACGAGGCGGAGGGCCCGGCGAAGTACCGGCCGCACTGGCTGCTGCTGGACAGCACCTTGCGCGTGCTGGACCGATTTCCGCTCAACGCCGGCGACCAGGCGATTGCGGCATTGCAGGCGCAGATAGCGGCGCCGGAGATCTATCCCGCCGCGCCGGTGCTGATCGTGCCGCGCGTGTTCGAGCCGGCGCTGTGCCGGCGACTGATCGAGCTTTACGAGGCCAATGGCGGCGAGGAGTCCGGCTTCATGCGCGAGGAAAACGGCCTGACGGTCGGGCGCATCGATCATAGCCACAAGCGCCGGTCGGATTACCATATCGAGGATGATGCCCTGCGCGAACAGCTGCGCGCCCGCCTCGCCCGTTTCCTGATCCCGCAGATCAAGCGCGCGCTCGGCTGGGAAGCGACACGGATCGAGCGGTGGCTGGTCGCCTGCTATGACGGCGACAATGGCGGCGGGCATTTCCGCGCGCATCGCGACAATACGACCAAGGGGACGGCGCATCGCAAGTTCGCCTGCACGATCAACCTGAACGCCGGCGACTATGACGGGGGTGATCTCTGCTTCCCCGAATATGGCCCGCAGACCTATCGCGCGCCCACCGGCGGGGCGGTGATCTTCTCCTGCTCGCTGCTGCACGAGGCGAAGACCGTCACTCGCGGCAAGCGATATGCGTTCCTGCCGTTCCTCTATGACGAGGAAGGCGCCAGACTGCGCGCAGCCAACCAGCGTTATCTGGCGCCGGAACCCACCAGCCACCCGGCCGCTGCCGCCGACGCGCCCGCCTGA
- a CDS encoding prolyl oligopeptidase family protein, which yields MKHRWLAAVGLAVLATSGGIAQTAAVTDDPHIWLEDREGAKPLAWVETENKRTLARLEADPRYPTFYAEALEIASAEDRIPMPQIINGRVFNLWRDKAHPQGIWRVTSAADFASANPEWTTLIDLDALSQAEGRKWVWKGVTCLEPDERRCLVALSEGGEDATSLREFDLQTGTFVKGGFDLPASKQNADWIDADTLIVSRDWGEGTLTKSGYPFVVKILKRGQPLASAQEIHRGTPDDIGTWPSVERDAQGNRAIVITRAKTFFTSDILLWDGTRAVKVPLPGKVEVNGLVSGHLVVRTSETWGKVPEGALASLPLKDALEGRGDLVTIFAPGPRQSVDRGNVAVTDSAVIASVYDNVRGRAMVFTPSGEGWKSRALNLPDNLSVDLVTAEHGGDRGYLTISGFTTPTRLLAFDASSAAAPTAVKSSPARFDASGLIVEQFEARSSDGTMVPYFLVHRDGAPKDGSTPTLMTAYGGFEISNTPYYSGITGKLWLERGGAFVLANIRGGGEFGPKWHEAGRKTKRQLVFDDFASIARDLFARRITSAEKLGIYGGSNGGLLMGVELTQHPELWGAVTIQVPLLDMLRYEGIAAGASWVDEYGSVSVPEERAFLASMSPYHALRKDGRYPEPYIWTTTKDDRVGPQHARKFAARMKEYGLPYLFYEDTAGGHSGDADIAQGARLQALQTVYFAQKLIGPGAP from the coding sequence ATGAAGCATCGGTGGTTGGCGGCTGTGGGATTGGCGGTGCTTGCGACCTCGGGCGGGATCGCCCAAACCGCGGCCGTGACTGATGATCCCCATATCTGGCTCGAAGATCGGGAGGGCGCTAAGCCGCTCGCCTGGGTAGAAACCGAAAACAAGCGCACGCTGGCGCGGCTGGAGGCGGACCCGCGCTATCCGACCTTCTACGCCGAGGCGCTGGAGATCGCCTCCGCCGAAGATCGCATTCCCATGCCGCAGATCATCAACGGGCGCGTCTTCAACCTGTGGCGGGACAAGGCGCACCCGCAAGGGATCTGGCGGGTGACCAGTGCGGCCGATTTCGCCAGCGCCAATCCCGAATGGACGACGCTGATCGACCTTGATGCGCTTTCCCAGGCGGAAGGGCGCAAATGGGTGTGGAAGGGCGTCACCTGCCTGGAACCGGACGAGCGCCGCTGCCTTGTCGCCTTGAGCGAAGGCGGAGAGGACGCGACCAGCCTGCGCGAATTCGATCTCCAGACCGGCACTTTCGTAAAGGGCGGGTTTGATCTGCCCGCGTCCAAGCAGAATGCCGACTGGATCGATGCCGACACGCTGATCGTCTCGCGCGACTGGGGCGAGGGCACGCTCACCAAGTCCGGCTATCCCTTCGTCGTAAAGATCCTGAAGCGCGGCCAGCCGCTCGCCTCCGCGCAGGAGATCCATCGCGGCACGCCCGACGATATCGGCACCTGGCCTTCGGTCGAGCGGGACGCACAGGGCAATCGTGCGATCGTGATCACCCGCGCGAAGACCTTCTTCACCTCGGATATCTTGCTTTGGGACGGCACCAGGGCGGTGAAGGTGCCCCTGCCCGGCAAGGTGGAGGTGAACGGGCTGGTGAGCGGCCATCTGGTCGTTCGCACCAGCGAAACATGGGGCAAGGTGCCGGAAGGCGCGCTGGCCTCGCTGCCGCTCAAGGATGCACTGGAAGGGCGCGGCGACCTCGTTACGATCTTCGCGCCCGGGCCGCGTCAGTCGGTGGATCGAGGCAATGTGGCCGTCACCGATTCCGCGGTGATCGCGTCCGTTTACGACAACGTACGCGGCCGGGCGATGGTGTTCACGCCCTCGGGCGAGGGCTGGAAGAGCCGTGCGCTTAATCTGCCCGACAATCTGTCGGTCGATCTGGTGACGGCCGAACATGGCGGCGATCGCGGCTATCTCACGATTTCAGGCTTCACCACGCCGACCCGGCTGCTGGCATTCGACGCGTCGAGCGCGGCGGCGCCGACGGCCGTGAAATCCTCACCTGCGCGGTTTGATGCCAGCGGCCTCATCGTGGAGCAGTTCGAGGCGCGCTCGTCGGATGGCACCATGGTGCCCTATTTCCTCGTTCACCGCGACGGAGCGCCCAAGGATGGGAGTACGCCGACGCTGATGACCGCCTACGGTGGCTTCGAGATTTCGAATACGCCTTATTATTCCGGCATCACGGGCAAGCTGTGGCTGGAGCGGGGCGGCGCCTTCGTACTGGCCAACATTCGCGGCGGCGGCGAGTTCGGGCCGAAATGGCATGAGGCGGGCCGCAAGACGAAGCGCCAGCTGGTGTTCGACGATTTCGCCAGCATCGCCCGGGATCTGTTCGCGCGCCGCATCACCAGCGCGGAGAAGCTTGGCATCTATGGCGGCTCCAACGGCGGTCTGCTGATGGGAGTGGAGCTCACCCAGCACCCCGAACTCTGGGGCGCGGTGACGATCCAGGTGCCGCTGCTCGACATGCTGCGCTACGAAGGCATCGCCGCCGGCGCGTCGTGGGTGGACGAATATGGCTCCGTTTCCGTGCCGGAGGAGCGCGCCTTTCTCGCCAGCATGTCGCCCTACCATGCGCTCCGGAAGGATGGCCGTTATCCGGAGCCGTACATCTGGACGACCACCAAGGACGATCGCGTCGGCCCGCAACATGCGCGCAAGTTCGCGGCACGGATGAAGGAATATGGCCTGCCGTACCTCTTCTATGAGGATACGGCCGGCGGCCATTCCGGCGATGCCGATATCGCCCAGGGCGCGCGGCTGCAGGCGTTGCAGACGGTGTATTTCGCGCAGAAGCTGATCGGGCCCGGCGCCCCGTAA
- a CDS encoding MFS transporter yields the protein MSDGLPLPRRLFAIASLGSGSALVIIDGGIANVALPTIAHDLGVAPSSVVSIVTVYQVMLVMLLLPFAGLGERIGLKRTYQAGQVIFAVATLLCFFAKSLPFLLIVRAVQAIGAAGVLSVSSALIRQTYPASQLGRGLGINSVIVTSSAAAAPTIGGLVLAVAPWPWVFASSLPFAVISIALGRSLPDPKPGLAHLDLIGAIMCAGMFGLTIGGAESLVHGDSPVVSLAIIATGAALGWFFVRREMGAPAPILPVDLLARPIIALSAVGSLTAFTASMTLLVSTPFRLSALGFTATQIGACIAPWPLTNMIVAPLSGFLSDRVPAGILGGIGMAVTLVALTLLATLPADPSYFDVAWRMALCGSGFGLYLPPNARLVVGSAPKARAAAAGGLVSTVRLTGQTTGATLAAALLAAGVGAGAVPSMVAAGLALIAGLCSIARLRPSIRRPTMTEMRDDVPTLRQTR from the coding sequence ATGTCGGATGGCCTGCCCCTTCCCCGCCGCCTCTTTGCGATAGCCTCGCTGGGAAGCGGCTCCGCGCTGGTCATCATCGACGGCGGCATCGCCAATGTCGCGCTGCCCACCATCGCGCACGACCTGGGCGTCGCGCCCAGTTCGGTGGTGTCGATCGTCACCGTCTATCAGGTGATGCTGGTCATGCTTCTCCTGCCGTTCGCCGGGCTGGGTGAGCGGATCGGGCTGAAGCGCACCTATCAGGCGGGGCAGGTGATTTTCGCGGTCGCGACTTTGCTCTGCTTTTTCGCCAAGAGTCTGCCGTTCCTGCTGATCGTGCGGGCGGTACAGGCGATCGGGGCAGCGGGGGTGCTGAGCGTCTCATCCGCGCTGATCCGCCAGACCTATCCGGCGAGCCAGCTTGGCCGCGGGCTCGGCATCAATTCGGTGATCGTCACCAGCTCCGCCGCGGCCGCGCCGACGATCGGCGGGCTGGTGCTGGCGGTGGCGCCCTGGCCCTGGGTGTTCGCCAGTTCGCTGCCCTTTGCCGTAATCAGCATCGCGCTCGGTCGCTCCCTGCCCGATCCCAAGCCCGGCCTTGCGCACCTCGATCTTATCGGCGCGATCATGTGCGCTGGCATGTTCGGCCTCACCATCGGCGGGGCGGAAAGCCTGGTTCATGGCGACAGCCCGGTGGTGAGCCTTGCCATCATCGCGACAGGCGCGGCGCTCGGCTGGTTCTTCGTCCGGCGTGAAATGGGCGCCCCTGCCCCGATCCTGCCCGTCGATCTTCTCGCGCGGCCGATTATCGCGCTGTCGGCGGTGGGCAGCCTGACGGCGTTCACCGCCTCCATGACCCTGCTGGTTTCCACCCCCTTCCGCCTGTCGGCGCTGGGCTTCACCGCGACCCAGATCGGCGCGTGCATCGCGCCCTGGCCGCTCACCAACATGATCGTGGCGCCGCTGTCCGGCTTCCTCTCGGATCGCGTGCCGGCCGGCATTCTGGGCGGCATCGGCATGGCGGTGACGCTGGTGGCGCTGACGCTGCTCGCCACCTTGCCGGCGGATCCGAGCTATTTCGACGTGGCCTGGCGCATGGCGCTGTGCGGCTCTGGCTTCGGCCTGTACCTGCCGCCCAATGCCCGGCTGGTCGTCGGCTCCGCCCCGAAAGCGCGGGCGGCGGCGGCGGGCGGCCTCGTCTCCACCGTCCGGCTCACCGGGCAGACGACCGGCGCAACGCTGGCGGCGGCCCTGCTCGCCGCCGGGGTCGGCGCTGGCGCGGTGCCGTCGATGGTCGCCGCCGGCCTCGCGCTGATCGCCGGCCTGTGCAGCATCGCCCGGCTGCGGCCCTCGATCCGAAGGCCAACGATGACCGAAATGCGGGACGACGTGCCCACGCTGCGGCAAACGCGTTAG
- a CDS encoding alpha/beta fold hydrolase, protein MPYVKTRDGADLFVKDWGEGRPVVLIHGWPLSADSWDPQALALAEAGYRVIAYDRRGFGRSSQPWNGYDYDSLTDDLAEVMKAAGVEQDATLVGFSMGGGEVARYMSRHDGRGVNAAVLIGSVVPGLLKSEENPHGAPEADLLQIGEGIRHDRADFFRSFFKDFFGVGYVTSPVSEATLDWAWRLAMQASLRSTLECARSFSFTNFRPDLPAFRVPTLVIHGTGDKTVPIDATGRAAADGIGMSQLVEYDGAPHGLFATESDRLTKDLLTFLSR, encoded by the coding sequence ATGCCCTACGTCAAGACGCGCGATGGTGCCGATCTGTTTGTGAAGGACTGGGGCGAGGGTCGACCCGTCGTGCTGATCCACGGCTGGCCGCTCTCCGCCGACAGCTGGGATCCGCAGGCCCTGGCGCTGGCCGAGGCGGGCTATCGCGTGATCGCCTATGACCGGCGCGGCTTCGGACGGTCCAGCCAGCCATGGAACGGCTATGACTATGATTCGCTGACCGACGATCTGGCGGAAGTGATGAAGGCCGCCGGGGTGGAGCAGGACGCGACGCTCGTCGGCTTCTCCATGGGGGGCGGCGAAGTGGCGCGTTACATGAGCCGCCATGACGGCCGCGGCGTCAACGCGGCGGTGCTGATCGGCTCCGTCGTGCCGGGCCTGCTGAAATCCGAGGAGAACCCGCATGGCGCGCCGGAGGCGGACCTGCTGCAGATCGGCGAAGGCATCCGGCACGACCGCGCCGACTTCTTCCGCAGCTTCTTCAAGGACTTCTTCGGCGTCGGCTATGTCACCAGCCCGGTGAGCGAGGCGACGCTCGACTGGGCATGGCGACTGGCGATGCAGGCGTCGCTGCGTTCCACGCTGGAATGCGCACGCAGCTTCAGCTTCACCAATTTCCGACCCGACCTGCCGGCGTTCCGCGTGCCGACGCTGGTGATCCACGGGACGGGCGACAAGACAGTGCCGATCGACGCCACCGGCCGCGCCGCCGCCGACGGGATCGGCATGAGCCAGCTGGTGGAATATGACGGCGCGCCGCACGGGCTGTTCGCCACCGAAAGCGACCGGCTGACCAAGGATCTGCTGACGTTCCTCAGCCGATAA
- a CDS encoding sulfotransferase — MTLEIGSQPLRMISRGEQPLRIAMWSGPRNISTAMMRSFSSRADCAVSDEPFYGCFLAESGADHPMREAVIASMDCDWQSVAATLSGPAPAGKPVWYQKHMPHHMVGPIAPDDLAGVVHAFLIRDPARMAASYAAKRETVTPADLGVAAQRAFFDREAERLGTAPPVIDSADVLRDPAGTLSALCGALGIPWDEAMLSWAPGRHAEDGVWAAHWYGRVEASSGFGPPEPEPEALPPALAEVADACQADYAAMAEHRIRAR, encoded by the coding sequence ATGACGCTGGAGATCGGCTCCCAGCCGCTGCGCATGATATCTCGCGGCGAACAGCCGCTGCGCATCGCCATGTGGTCCGGCCCGCGCAACATCTCCACGGCGATGATGCGCAGCTTCTCCAGCCGCGCCGATTGTGCGGTCAGCGACGAGCCTTTCTACGGCTGCTTCCTGGCCGAAAGCGGCGCCGATCACCCGATGCGCGAGGCGGTGATCGCCAGCATGGATTGCGACTGGCAGTCGGTGGCCGCCACTCTGTCCGGCCCGGCGCCGGCGGGGAAGCCGGTCTGGTACCAGAAGCACATGCCCCACCACATGGTCGGCCCGATCGCGCCAGACGATCTCGCGGGCGTGGTTCATGCCTTTCTGATCCGCGATCCGGCACGCATGGCGGCGTCCTATGCCGCGAAGCGCGAGACGGTGACGCCCGCGGATCTCGGCGTCGCGGCGCAGCGCGCCTTTTTCGACCGCGAGGCGGAGCGGCTCGGCACCGCGCCGCCGGTGATCGATTCGGCGGACGTGCTGCGCGATCCCGCCGGCACGCTGTCCGCCCTGTGCGGGGCGCTCGGCATCCCGTGGGATGAAGCGATGCTGTCCTGGGCGCCGGGGCGCCACGCGGAGGACGGGGTCTGGGCCGCGCATTGGTATGGCCGGGTCGAGGCATCCAGCGGCTTCGGCCCGCCCGAGCCGGAACCCGAGGCGTTGCCGCCAGCGCTCGCTGAGGTCGCCGACGCATGCCAGGCGGATTACGCCGCCATGGCGGAGCACCGGATACGCGCGCGCTAA
- a CDS encoding aminotransferase class IV — MTEHATGTHVFTPDPRNDNVLIDVNGELFRRPEAKVSVFDSGFMLGDGVWEGLRVYDGRMAFLDRHLDRLWQGAKAIMLDIGISREELVARLRRVLDANEMTGDGVHIRLMVTRGIRSTPYQDPRVVISPATIVIIPEWKAPATGTATRMLNLATVHVRRGYPDVQDPKLNSHSKLNCITACIQAAQAGADEALMLDPHGFVATCNSTHFFIVRGGEVWTSTGDYCLDGITRRIVVETARAAGIPTYERNFSLTDVYGADEAFTTGTFAGLAPIGTIDGRVIGTERGPMVERLQALYRAAVDRELA; from the coding sequence ATGACCGAACACGCGACCGGCACGCACGTCTTCACCCCCGATCCGCGCAACGACAATGTCCTGATCGACGTCAACGGCGAACTCTTCCGTCGTCCCGAGGCGAAGGTCTCCGTGTTCGACTCCGGTTTCATGCTGGGCGACGGCGTGTGGGAGGGGCTGCGCGTCTATGACGGTCGCATGGCGTTCCTCGATCGCCACCTCGACCGGCTGTGGCAGGGTGCCAAGGCGATCATGCTCGACATCGGCATCAGCCGCGAGGAACTGGTCGCGCGCCTTCGCCGCGTGCTCGACGCCAATGAGATGACGGGCGACGGCGTCCACATCCGCCTGATGGTCACGCGGGGCATCCGCTCCACCCCGTATCAGGATCCGCGCGTCGTCATCTCGCCGGCGACGATCGTCATCATCCCGGAGTGGAAGGCGCCCGCTACCGGCACGGCGACGCGGATGCTGAACCTCGCCACCGTCCATGTCCGTCGCGGCTATCCCGACGTGCAGGACCCGAAGCTCAACTCGCATTCGAAGCTCAACTGCATCACCGCCTGCATCCAGGCGGCGCAGGCGGGCGCGGATGAGGCGCTGATGCTCGATCCGCATGGCTTCGTCGCGACGTGCAATTCCACGCACTTCTTCATCGTCCGGGGCGGCGAGGTGTGGACCTCGACCGGCGACTATTGCCTTGACGGCATTACCCGCCGCATCGTGGTGGAGACCGCGCGCGCGGCCGGCATCCCCACGTATGAGCGCAATTTCTCGCTGACCGACGTCTATGGCGCTGACGAGGCGTTCACCACCGGCACCTTCGCTGGCCTCGCCCCGATCGGCACGATCGACGGCCGCGTGATCGGCACCGAGCGTGGCCCGATGGTCGAACGCTTGCAGGCGCTCTATCGCGCGGCGGTCGACCGGGAACTGGCATGA
- the lpdA gene encoding dihydrolipoyl dehydrogenase, translating into MADTYDLVVLGSGPGGYVAAIRASQLGLKVAIVERELLGGICLNWGCIPTKALLRSAEVFHLMSHAKDYGLAAQGITADLEAVVKRSRGVAKQLNQGVTHLMKKNKVAVHMGTGKLTGKNKLTVTDKDGKATEIGYKNVIVATGARARDLPFAKADGKRIWTYRHAMTPPEMPKKLLVIGSGAIGIEFASFYNDMGADVTVVEMLDRLVPVEDADVSAHLEKALKKQGMTIMTSAGVNGLDVSDKGVVAKLKDKSGKESSVEFSHVIVAVGIVPNTADIGLKELGVEVDDRGFLKTDPMCRTNVAGVWAIGDITAPPWLAHKASHEGVIAAEAIAGGHPHAMDPRNIPGCTYCRPQIASVGLTEAKAKEAGYEVKVGNFPFIGNGKAIALGEPEGFVKTVFDAKTGELLGAHMIGAEVTEMIQGYTIGKTMETTEAELMETVFPHPTISETMHEAVLGAYGKALHI; encoded by the coding sequence GTGGCAGACACTTACGATCTCGTCGTCCTGGGCTCCGGACCGGGCGGCTATGTCGCGGCGATTCGCGCCTCGCAGCTCGGGCTGAAGGTGGCGATCGTTGAGCGCGAGCTGCTCGGCGGAATCTGCCTCAACTGGGGCTGCATCCCGACCAAGGCGCTGCTGCGCTCGGCCGAGGTGTTCCACCTGATGAGCCATGCCAAGGATTATGGCCTGGCGGCGCAGGGGATTACGGCTGACCTTGAAGCGGTGGTGAAGCGCTCGCGCGGCGTCGCCAAGCAGCTCAATCAGGGCGTGACGCACCTGATGAAGAAGAACAAGGTCGCCGTGCACATGGGCACCGGCAAGCTGACGGGCAAGAACAAGCTGACCGTCACCGACAAGGACGGCAAGGCGACCGAGATCGGCTACAAGAACGTCATCGTCGCGACCGGCGCGCGCGCCCGCGACCTGCCGTTCGCCAAGGCTGACGGCAAGCGTATCTGGACCTATCGCCATGCGATGACGCCGCCGGAAATGCCCAAAAAGCTGCTGGTCATCGGATCGGGCGCGATCGGGATCGAGTTCGCGAGCTTCTACAACGACATGGGCGCCGACGTGACGGTGGTCGAAATGCTCGACCGGCTGGTCCCCGTCGAGGACGCGGATGTCTCGGCGCATCTCGAGAAGGCGCTGAAGAAGCAGGGCATGACGATCATGACCTCGGCTGGCGTCAATGGTCTGGACGTCAGCGACAAGGGTGTCGTCGCGAAGCTCAAGGACAAGTCGGGCAAGGAAAGCTCGGTCGAGTTCAGCCATGTCATCGTCGCGGTCGGCATTGTGCCGAATACGGCCGACATCGGGCTGAAGGAGCTGGGCGTCGAGGTGGACGATCGCGGCTTCCTCAAGACCGATCCGATGTGCCGCACCAATGTTGCGGGCGTCTGGGCGATCGGCGATATCACCGCGCCGCCGTGGCTGGCGCACAAGGCGAGCCACGAGGGCGTCATCGCCGCCGAGGCGATCGCCGGCGGCCACCCGCATGCGATGGACCCGCGCAACATCCCGGGCTGCACCTATTGCCGCCCGCAGATCGCCAGCGTCGGCCTGACCGAGGCGAAGGCGAAGGAAGCCGGCTATGAGGTGAAGGTCGGCAACTTCCCGTTCATCGGCAATGGCAAGGCGATCGCGCTGGGCGAGCCGGAAGGCTTCGTGAAGACGGTGTTTGACGCCAAGACGGGCGAGCTGCTCGGCGCGCACATGATCGGCGCTGAAGTGACCGAGATGATCCAGGGCTACACCATCGGCAAGACGATGGAGACCACCGAGGCGGAGCTGATGGAAACGGTGTTCCCGCACCCGACGATCAGCGAGACGATGCACGAGGCGGTGCTGGGGGCGTACGGCAAGGCGCTGCATATCTGA